A window of Candidatus Gastranaerophilales bacterium contains these coding sequences:
- a CDS encoding divergent PAP2 family protein: protein MFQSASFQILFTGITSAMLAQIIKFVGYLITHRKLNFQLLATTGGMPSSHSAGMVSLATMVGFLSGFNSVDFAVATGTALVVMYDAAGLRRNAGKMAASLNKIMADYYAHRKTDPNEKLKELLGHTPFEVLIGAIFGVAMAALYYTYLFNFS, encoded by the coding sequence ATGTTCCAATCAGCCAGTTTTCAAATATTATTCACAGGCATTACATCTGCTATGCTCGCTCAAATTATAAAATTTGTCGGGTATTTGATTACTCATCGAAAACTAAACTTTCAGCTTCTCGCTACAACAGGCGGTATGCCAAGCTCTCACAGTGCCGGCATGGTATCTTTAGCTACAATGGTCGGATTTTTATCCGGATTTAATTCGGTTGATTTTGCTGTAGCAACAGGGACTGCTCTTGTTGTTATGTACGATGCTGCAGGTTTGAGACGAAATGCAGGAAAAATGGCTGCCTCTTTAAACAAAATTATGGCTGACTATTATGCTCACCGTAAAACAGACCCCAACGAAAAGCTAAAAGAGCTTTTAGGGCATACTCCTTTCGAGGTTCTTATCGGTGCAATATTCGGCGTTGCAATGGCTGCCTTGTATTACACTTATTTATTTAACTTCAGTTAA
- the rsgA gene encoding ribosome small subunit-dependent GTPase A, whose translation MQGKVFKIHSDFYYVNTGRGVFECKTREILKKQKAEVVVGDIVELEQENFDSMQAFILKIVPRKNFITRPKAANITQAIIVSALKEPTLDFEQLNRYIAHCEYHSIKPVLCFNKNDLLNEDSTIKKIKSIYEPLGYTIIFTSALEKIGIAPLKELLKNNTSIFCGSSGVGKSSIINIISAINIKTKEVSEKTGRGVHTTRHCEIIPIDETSSVVDTPGFSHLKFNFLMPYDVQDLFKEIKKHSKNCKFSNCLHKTETDCNVIAAIGEIDKSRYDSYIKLVNEAMEFKTKITYNSQKTESRTKENKNKIMTKISAKKRNTARKTNNQKTDKYILEQKNDL comes from the coding sequence ATGCAAGGCAAAGTTTTCAAAATACATTCTGATTTTTACTACGTAAATACTGGACGTGGTGTTTTTGAATGCAAAACCAGAGAAATTTTAAAAAAACAAAAAGCTGAGGTGGTAGTCGGTGACATCGTTGAGTTAGAGCAAGAAAATTTTGACTCAATGCAAGCTTTTATTCTTAAAATAGTTCCAAGAAAAAACTTTATAACACGCCCTAAAGCGGCTAATATTACGCAAGCTATTATCGTTTCGGCATTAAAAGAACCTACTCTTGATTTTGAACAACTTAACAGGTACATTGCACACTGCGAGTATCATTCAATAAAACCTGTTTTGTGCTTCAACAAAAATGATTTATTAAACGAAGATTCAACTATAAAAAAAATAAAATCCATCTATGAACCTCTAGGCTACACCATTATATTCACTTCCGCATTAGAAAAAATAGGGATAGCACCACTAAAAGAACTATTAAAAAATAATACTTCGATTTTTTGCGGCTCATCAGGCGTTGGCAAATCGTCCATTATCAACATAATTTCAGCAATAAACATAAAAACAAAAGAAGTTAGTGAAAAAACAGGACGTGGCGTCCATACGACAAGGCATTGCGAAATCATTCCAATAGACGAAACATCTTCCGTTGTTGACACTCCCGGATTTTCACATCTTAAATTCAACTTTCTGATGCCCTATGACGTACAAGATTTATTCAAAGAAATTAAAAAACACAGCAAAAATTGCAAATTCAGCAACTGCCTACATAAAACCGAAACCGATTGCAACGTAATTGCAGCCATCGGGGAAATAGATAAGTCCAGATATGATAGCTACATTAAGCTCGTTAATGAAGCGATGGAATTCAAAACTAAAATCACTTATAATAGTCAAAAAACTGAATCACGAACCAAAGAAAATAAAAACAAAATTATGACAAAAATTTCCGCTAAAAAGCGTAATACCGCTAGGAAAACAAACAACCAAAAAACTGACAAATACATTTTGGAGCAAAAAAATGACCTATAA
- a CDS encoding polyprenyl synthetase family protein, with translation MTYKEDFDNLKNIIEKHLDKYIPVDYPNDIFNSMRYSTLAGGKRLRPVITLEVARMISGSFEKAIPTACAIEMLHTQSLIHDDLPCMDNDDYRRGRLTNHKVYGDATATLAGDALLSFAPQLILRKSKDILSAEQILAVLDEFFTAAGVYGIIGGQVVDIESEKKKIDEKTLDYIHEYKTAKLFTLAFKAGAIIAGADKKIIDDMVTFSQLFGHAFQIYDDILDEIATLEELGKTPGKDKTAEKNTYTSMFGLEKAKEQVYTLCNSACDILKKNNYSSPILEGIINDIKERIS, from the coding sequence ATGACCTATAAAGAAGACTTTGACAATTTGAAAAATATTATAGAAAAACATCTCGACAAATATATTCCGGTAGATTATCCAAATGACATTTTCAACTCAATGAGATACTCTACTCTTGCAGGCGGCAAAAGGCTTCGCCCCGTCATCACACTTGAAGTGGCAAGAATGATTTCTGGCTCTTTTGAAAAAGCAATTCCGACAGCTTGTGCAATCGAAATGCTACACACTCAAAGTCTTATCCACGACGATTTACCCTGTATGGACAATGATGACTACAGAAGAGGCAGACTAACAAACCACAAAGTTTATGGCGACGCAACTGCAACTCTCGCAGGTGATGCCCTTCTAAGTTTTGCCCCTCAATTAATTTTACGAAAATCTAAAGATATACTTTCTGCTGAACAAATTTTAGCAGTCCTTGATGAGTTTTTCACTGCAGCAGGTGTATATGGAATCATAGGAGGTCAAGTCGTTGACATAGAATCTGAAAAGAAAAAAATCGATGAAAAAACTCTCGACTATATACACGAATACAAAACCGCTAAATTATTCACTCTTGCCTTTAAAGCAGGTGCAATTATTGCAGGTGCGGATAAAAAAATAATCGACGATATGGTCACGTTCTCACAACTTTTCGGGCACGCTTTTCAAATCTACGATGACATTTTGGACGAAATTGCTACACTTGAAGAACTCGGGAAAACCCCCGGGAAAGACAAAACTGCCGAAAAAAACACCTACACTTCAATGTTTGGGCTTGAAAAAGCTAAAGAACAAGTTTATACTCTATGCAATTCTGCTTGTGATATACTTAAAAAGAACAATTATTCTTCACCAATCCTGGAAGGAATTATTAATGACATAAAAGAAAGGATTTCTTAA